One stretch of Manis pentadactyla isolate mManPen7 chromosome 10, mManPen7.hap1, whole genome shotgun sequence DNA includes these proteins:
- the LOC130679249 gene encoding LOW QUALITY PROTEIN: nuclear envelope pore membrane protein POM 121-like (The sequence of the model RefSeq protein was modified relative to this genomic sequence to represent the inferred CDS: inserted 2 bases in 2 codons), with the protein MGGVLSKLRSPQPAPNPEARRRRPPARRAFLASHPRPTSPAPPSPWARRDPIQPSVPTRFVGSRRRPSHRVCRTSPHHFGITCPRRYPVQQGRYSCVLPTLCRNGGHRKRVLSRGHSRVVCRPSTVRIAPPGSNLARFPIAVQIPKAPDPWSKEAVLLALECWKRKKRTVEEEEDQTSAAGQEEKRRCHNSSGSGHSALKPEVANGVPAAFVPEPGPLKRDLSSQSSDGELHKRPCSSAVSCSKGTCACGIRMSSRNAITSSYTSTGGISQLWKRRPSASPFSSPASSCSQTPECPEKKMREEDGPQGSGSSAPPVNKESQGEQSKLMNAWHVLVVLYGGRMDHNPLETHTESTASFLGLTPASPAIPASDATKSPPASQAETSAKPQAPPAPGPTLKPSVLFGMLGRPPANPSAAAAPAVSSAHPMFKPVFVAPSKSGKEGPVPSSRSQVTTEASSSSVNTPTTSRLPLPFSPVFSSTGLPTSLPLSTPSSFSQTTTSGTSTNAPLFPGRASVSVPSAAAWGTTTGTAADSARKPVFGSGVSDVTNTVSSMTSPTASTAQPVLFGSPLASAAXFCPAMGSILQFGRXLATPAPTTAITFSQSLPGAVQTAASSSTASFGGFSGTLTTSAPIAPSQPALTFSSSTTPVFNIPFSSGTRPPVPSYPGVTPQHTFGATDRQQMWTASQHWTPASAAPFLSEAQPAFGSTVWSGFRGLKPAAPLFGTISSTQTAFGSITASLSIW; encoded by the exons atgggaggagttttgagcaagctccgctccccgcagcccgcccccaaTCCGGAAGCAAGGAgacggcgcccacccgcgcgccgggccttcctcgcaagccacccccgccccacaagccccgccccaccttCCCCCTGGGCCCGCCGAGATCCCATTCAGCCCTCAGTCCCCACTCGTTTCGTCGGGTCCCGTCGGAGGCCTTCCcaccg GGTCTGTAGGACTTCACCACACCACTTTGGCATAACATGTCCAAGACGATACCCAGTCCAGCAGGGCCGGTATTCCTGTGTGCTTCCCACGCTGTGCCGGAATGGCGGTCACAGGAAGCGTGTGCTGTCTCGCGGTCATTCCAGAGTGGTGTGCAGGCCTTCGACAGTGAGGATCGCTCCTCCCGGGAGCAACCTGGCTCGTTTTCCAAT AGCAGTGCAGATCCCTAAGGCCCCAGACCCGTGGTCAAAGGAGGCTGTTCTGCTTGCCCTCGAAtgttggaagaggaagaaaaggacagtggaggaggaggaagaccaaaCATCTGCTGCTGGTCAGGAGGAGAAAAGAAG GTGCCATAACAGCAGTGGCAGTGGCCATTCAGCTTTGAAGCCCGAGGTGGCCAATGGAGTCCCTGCTGCTTTTGTGCCTGA GCCTGGGCCTCTGAAGAGAGACCTCAGTTCCCAGAGCTCAGATGGTGAACTGCATAAGAGACCCTGCTCCTCTGCTGTGAGCTGCTCGAAGGGCACATGCGCATGTGGCATCCGTATGTCCAGCCGCAATGCCATTACCAGTTCCTACACTTCTACTGGAGGCATCTCTCAG CTCTGGAAGAGGCGTCCCAGTGCCTCACCCTTCTCCAGCCCAGCCTCCTCCTGCTCACAGACACCAGAGTGTCCAGAAAAGAAGATGAG AGAAGAGGACGGTCCTCAGGGATCTGGCTCTTCCGCTCCGCCGGTAAACAAGGAGTCCCAGGGAGAACAGAGTAAGTTGATGAACGCGTGGCATGTGTTGGTGGTATTGTATGGAGGGCGCATGGACCACAACCCACTGGAAACACATACTGA ATCCACAGCCTCTTTCTTGGGGCTGACCCCTGCCTCTCCCGCAATACCAGCCAGTGACGCCACCAAGTCACCTCCAGCCTCTCAGGCTGAGACATCTGCCAAACCCCAGGCCCCGCCTGCCCCGGGCCCCACCCTGAAGCCCAGTGTTCTCTTTGGAATGCTGGGCAGACCACCTGCTAACCCTTCTGCCGCAGCAGCTCCTGCTGTGTCTTCAGCACATCCCATGTTCAAGCCCGTCTTTGTGGCTCCATCTAAAAGTGGGAAGGAGGGTCCTGTGCCATCCAGCCGTTCCCAAGTCACAACGGAGGCATCTTCCAGCTCTGTGAACACCCCGACTACCAGCAGACTGCCCCTCCCTTTCAGTCCTGTTTTTAGCAGCACAGGGCTACCTACATCTTTGCCCTTGTCAACTCCTTCCTCCTTCAGTCAGACAACTACTTCAGGCACTAGCACGAATGCCCCTCTGTTCCCTGGCCGGGCCAGTGTCAGCGTCCCCTCAGCAGCGGCTTGGGGGACCACCACCGGCACAGCCGCAGACTCCGCCCGGAAGCCTGTCTTTGGCTCTGGTGTGAGCGATGTGACCAACACTGTGAGCAGCATGACCAGCCCCACTGCTTCCACTGCCCAgcctgtcctctttgggtccccccTTGCCTCTGCTG AGTTCTGCCCAGCCATGGGCTCCATACTCCAGTTTGGCA CTCTGGCCACGCCTGCTCCAACAACAGCCATCACCTTCAGCCAGTCCCTGCCCGGCGCCGTCCAGACAGCTGCTAGCAGCAGCACAGCCAGTTTCGGTGGCTTCAGTGGCACCCTCACGACCTCCGCCCCCATCGCCCCGAGCCAGCCTGCTCTGACATTTAGCAGCAGTACCACCCCAGTCTTCAACATTCCCTTTAGTTCCGGCACCAGGCCCCCCGTCCCATCCTATCCCGGAGTCACCCCACAGCACACGTTTGGAGCCACTGACAGACAGCAGATGTGGACTGCCAGCCAGCACTGGACCCCAGCTTCGGCAGCTCCTTTCCTTTCGGAAGCCCAGCCAGCCTTTGGCAGCACTGTGTGGTCAGGTTTTCGTGGGTTGAAACCCGCAGCCCCTCTTTTTGGCACCATCTCCAGCACCCAGACAGCCTTTGGCAGCATCACAGCT tccctttctatttGGTAA